The Lysinibacter cavernae genome has a window encoding:
- the xylB gene encoding xylulokinase → MSLVAGIDSSTQSCKVVIVDQATGNVIRTGRASHPAGTEVAPSAWWDALTTAIADAGGFDDVAAVSVAGQQHGMVALDSDGNVIRDALLWNDTRSAQSALDLIAEVGADEYARRVGVVPVASFTATKLRWLRDAEPENAARVAAVALPHDWLTWRLRGFGPAGESERGPVLKELTTDRSDASGTAYWSAATNEYDRELLVLALGHDAVLPRVLGPGESAGETPAGIIVGPGAGDNAGAALGLGAASGDVIVSIGTSGTVFAVTESPAHDPSGTVAGFADASGLFLPLIATLNAARILDSISALLGVNHNELGELALTTEPGSDGLVLQPYFEGERTPNLPDATATLFGMTLGSTTRNNLARAAIEGLLCGLAEGLDAVRAQNVDAHRIMIVGGAAQNPAVQQIAAQVFDVPVIIPTPGEYVAAGAAVQAAWALTGTRPSWPVSISAEPAVDFRPVIREQYAAKR, encoded by the coding sequence ATGTCGCTTGTCGCCGGAATAGATTCGTCAACCCAAAGCTGCAAGGTTGTCATCGTTGATCAGGCGACTGGCAACGTGATCCGCACGGGACGCGCCTCGCATCCCGCGGGCACTGAGGTCGCCCCGTCAGCATGGTGGGATGCCCTCACAACGGCCATCGCCGACGCCGGCGGGTTCGACGACGTCGCCGCCGTCTCGGTAGCCGGCCAGCAGCACGGCATGGTTGCGCTCGATAGCGATGGCAATGTCATCCGCGACGCCCTGCTGTGGAACGACACCAGAAGCGCACAATCCGCCCTCGACCTCATCGCAGAGGTCGGCGCCGATGAATACGCCAGACGGGTCGGGGTTGTCCCCGTTGCATCCTTCACCGCAACCAAGCTTCGCTGGCTTCGGGATGCCGAGCCAGAAAACGCCGCCCGCGTTGCGGCCGTCGCCCTTCCGCACGACTGGCTCACGTGGCGCCTCCGAGGATTCGGCCCTGCAGGCGAATCGGAACGCGGCCCGGTGCTTAAAGAACTCACAACAGACCGCTCCGACGCCTCAGGCACCGCCTACTGGTCGGCCGCAACCAACGAGTACGACCGCGAGCTACTTGTGCTCGCGCTCGGCCACGATGCCGTGCTCCCTCGAGTGCTCGGCCCCGGCGAATCCGCTGGCGAGACACCAGCTGGCATCATCGTTGGCCCTGGGGCAGGCGATAACGCCGGTGCCGCGCTTGGGCTCGGAGCGGCGTCAGGCGACGTCATCGTCTCCATCGGAACCTCGGGAACCGTCTTCGCCGTCACCGAGTCACCCGCGCACGACCCGTCAGGCACGGTCGCTGGCTTTGCCGACGCATCAGGCCTGTTTCTGCCGCTTATCGCAACGCTCAATGCCGCCCGCATCCTCGACAGCATCTCCGCGCTGCTCGGTGTCAACCACAACGAGCTTGGCGAACTCGCGCTCACCACAGAGCCAGGCTCAGACGGGCTTGTACTGCAGCCCTACTTCGAGGGCGAGCGCACCCCGAACCTGCCCGACGCAACGGCAACCCTGTTTGGTATGACGCTCGGCTCGACTACGCGAAACAACCTCGCCCGCGCCGCGATCGAGGGGCTGCTGTGTGGCCTAGCCGAGGGCCTGGATGCCGTGCGCGCCCAGAACGTCGACGCCCACCGCATCATGATCGTTGGCGGCGCCGCGCAAAACCCTGCCGTGCAGCAAATCGCGGCCCAGGTCTTTGACGTGCCCGTCATCATCCCAACCCCTGGCGAATATGTCGCTGCAGGAGCGGCCGTACAGGCGGCATGGGCGCTCACGGGTACGCGCCCGTCGTGGCCTGTCTCGATCTCGGCGGAGCCAGCGGTGGACTTCCGCCCGGTCATCCGCGAGCAGTACGCGGCCAAGCGCTAA